The sequence ACCACATACAGTGGCTTGAAGGTATGATAAATTTGTTTGTTCTTGAAATTTCTAAATATTCCATCTGAGAATTAAGACATACAAATGAGAGGCGTGTTCGGTGGTGCAGGTGACGGGAATGATTCCTCTGAGAGGCAGTGGTGGTGCGACTCCAAAGTTTGTGCAGAGGACGCAGCTGATTGCTCAGGATTACCAAGTCGTGTGAGAAAGCTCTTTTTGAATTGGAGccttttgtcttttctttttgtttattgcTTTCTATACTATTTTGTTTGGGCATTAAATCTTCATTTTCTGGGATTTTACTGAGTTTGTGGGATCGAGTTACTTCTAAAACATAGTATACATATATTCTTATCATTGTTTCTTTCTCTTCAACACAATTTGCTGAAACCTATGTAACTAATGAGTTTCAAACTGAGGTTCAAAAACTAAGTTTAGCTAACAATAATAATTCATCACCGTATGCTCAAGTCAAGATAGTAATGCTGGAAATAACTAAGTTTCAAACTTAGACACGGTTCAAGATCACGCCTTGTAAACAGGGTCCAAGATAGAACTCCATCGACACTTTCCTTTTGCTTCATCTCACCTGCTCAAAAATTTTATCCAACTTTCATTATCATCAGTATACAAAGTCCCAACTCAAAAATTGCATCTCGAGTTGTGAGGAATCCTACGGCCACGGTGCTCTTTTccaatatttttgtttggttgGCTCATGTTTTATCTTTTTACTAATGTTGGGCCTAATGTATGTAATGGGCTCTTTCGATCATTTTTGTAAGGCTTTGAAAACCAAATTCATGTGTCAAAAAGTTAATTTAGACACGTGTGTATGGAACCGAACCTAAGGACTTGTACCcgccttttttcctttttaactcGTGGTTTGGTTTGTATCAAAAAGATATAAGaagaaaattagggtttttttctctcgcatagtttttttttttgtctcgaTTGTTCCCGATCCGACCGAGCGATGGAAAGATCCGATCCTCCTTCACCGAAGCGTCAGAAGACGGAGGAGGAAGCCACCCGCTATAATGGCTGTCCCGATGATGATTTCGATTTCGATTCCGACGATTGCTCCGACGGGGAGATTGAGTTGTTCGACCAAGAGTTGGACAGGAGCGGCGGGGTTGGTCATTtcgttgtttttcttttggattttaagtttcttcttaatttttttgttttttttttttaattgtcagGGTTATGAAATCGACTTCAAGAAATTTCGCTACTGTTTTGGTTGGAGACCATTTCATCTGGATGATGTCTCATTCTTTAGCGATCCTGAAACCAACAGACATTTCATCGCTAAGTTGGTTAACCTTGCTCTCGACCAGCACAACAAAGAAAATGTAAAGTCTTTTTGTTTGCTCTATTTAAAACGAcatggggtttttttttttttgattgctttggttttgtctttttttttttggtagaaaaCAAGCTTGGAACTGGGAAAGATTTTGATTGCCAACTTTCATCCATCTTGTGGATTGACTTTCTACCTCTCATTCGAAGTCAATGATCCTTCAGATGGTAATCAGACGAAACCCTACCGAGCTGTGGTTCGCTACTTCCCTGGAGATATTGAAGTTGTCTCTTGCAATCCCAAAGAAAGTTAATGTTTTGAATCAATCCACCAAGTCTCTCCTTTTCCATTGGATTTGAAGATTGAAGAGTGGTTTGTTCCTAGTATCGTAACTCATCTATCCTACCTTATCTGTCTATGTTTGATGTTTAAGTGTATTTGAAGACTAGTATAATATTTGCTACTTTAGTAGTTATAGCTAATTTGAACCCTATTTTTTGAGTCACAACTTTAATAGTCAAAACGTTCTCTCTGGCGTCTACCTTCTTTGTCTGCGTGAATCTTGGTTTAGCATGGATTGATAGCCTGCACACAAAGTCCGGTAGATTTAAACTTTTAAGGCATTCATTTCTTGCCAACAGAATGTTCAAAACAAATTTCAGACAAAATATGAAACCAAAGTAGCTGTCGCACCTCCAACTGACCCTTTCACGTTATATTTGATTATATCCATCAAAAGATTACACATAATTTGAAACCAAAGATAGCGAGTCCTAGAGGCAAAGCCAGCAGACAAAAAAGATCAGACACTGGAACCAACAGCTGGAAGATAAAAGAGGCATCTCCGCAGTAACCGAAATAGAAATAGcttaataacaacaaaaatcaGAACAAAAACGATAACACCAAACACTTGAGGAGGTGAGGATCAATTTGAACCAAAGAGACACATCACGAGCAAAACATCGGAGGTATAGTGATTTGATGGGTTATATGCTGATTGTATGATCTGTTATTGTAATGCAatcataaaacattttttatatagtatagtgAAATTGTTATGCATCTTGAAACCAGCGTCATTAGGTATTTTACGGTTTGAAGAGCTTTTACATTTACGGTTTATGTACTTTTGTGGATCCTAAACTGTTATTACTACTTTATAAAAAAGTGATTCTGATCAACTTAGTTTGGTTATCATTCACGAACATTTCTACCACTAATATATGTAGGACATAAACACGACAACCTCAACAATGTGAAGGGTGAAACAATGTAGCAGAGTTTATGTCCCTTTGGGATTGCAAGAGACAACTTCAATATCTCCTGGGAAGTAGCGAACCACTGCTCGATAGGGCTTATTAGTCTGATTACCATCAGAAGGATCATTGACTTGGAATGAGATGTAGAAAGAGAATCCACAAGATAGATGAAAGTTGGCAATCAAAATCTTGCCCAGTTCCAAGCTTGTTCCCTACCACAccaaaagacaaaaacaaagCAATCAAATTAATACCATATGTTGTTAATCAGGGAGCAAACAAAGCACACAACACCTAACTTTGTCTGCGTTGTACTTGGTGAGAGCGAGGTTCGCCAACGTAGCGATAAAATCTCTGTTGGTTTCAGGCTCATCAACCATGGTACTATCATCAAGATCCAGTGATTTCCAACCAAAACAATAGCGAAATTTCTTGAAGTCGATTTCATAACCCTACAAATCACACCAACAAATCAATTTCGACAAATCAATCAAGAACAAACCAAAATAGTtccctcaaaaaaaaaaaaaagaaatcgaaaTCACAAACCCCGCCTATCTTATCCAACTCTTGGTCGAACAGTTGCATCTCCTCGTCGGTGCACTCGTCAGAATCAAAATCCTCAGGACGGCCATCATAGCAAGTTGTTTCCTCGTCCGTCTTCTGACGCTTCGGTGAAGGAGGATCGGATCTTTCCATTGCTGGATCGGGAACCATCGAGACAGAGACTAAGCGAGAAAACcctattttttcttaataaagcATGCAGATCGTGAGCTAGCACTATCCGGTCCAAAACTACGTAAGTCCGGTCCGGCtcaaccaaaatatattttacacacttatattttaaagtttaatcTGATCTTAGGTTATAGTGTTTTCGGATTTTTGAGCTTTCATTATAATTTGTGTGTTTGACACATCTAAAGCAACTACgttttatagaaaaaattagTCCTAGTCTCGTATTTCAGATATAATgttaatctaaatttttatccTTTGAGAAAAGTATCTTCATACATTTTGAAATTGTATTATATACAAACCAAATGtaacaatatttaaattaaaaattattatgtgAAAAAAACTTAGGCTAAATACATTCAAActttatatactttttgtttggtaaaagaattattttaagttaaaaatacatattttcaaATTTGGAATATGTCTCTTACAATAACAgaaataaatctatttttttttagttttttggtgATTAAATCAAGAATATTGAAATAATATGTAATATCAAGAatgatttcaataaaaaaataatgtgaaGTCTGACTTTTTTGGATCGGTATTGAACCAAACGATTTTATGCCCAAAATATATGTAGTCCAAAAGGTTTTGATCTAGAAATTCtattttttgggtttatatATAACTAAGTCAAATCTTATAGAACCAGACTTCAAAACTTCGATCAAAATTTACATATCTAAGTAAATTTTCATATTAGTACACCAAGTTAATTTTCATATTAGTACACCATGTTAATTTCATATAAacgtttttacattaaaaaaatacatcaattacttctttttttcataatattttttttttttgcaatctaAGTTTGTTTTCATAATAATTGTTAGGGTATATCTTCACGTGGCCCAACTCGCATAGGGTTTTCTCGCATAAGTCCCTGTCTCGATGGTTCCCGATCTTGCGACGGAAAGATCCGATCCTCCTTCACCGAAGCGTCAGAAGACGGAGGAGGAAACAGCATGCTATGATGGCCGTCCCGAGGATTTCGATTCCGACGAGTGCACCGACGAGGACATGCAACTGTTCGACCAAGAGTTGGATATGATCGGCGGGGTTGGTGATGTCGATTTCTTTTTGTGTGAATTCCATTTTAGTTTCTTTGTCGAAATTGATTTGTTGGTGTGATTTGTAGGGTTTTGAAATCGACTTCAAAAAATTTCGCTACTGTTTTGGTTGGAGACCACTGGATCTGGATGATAGTACAATGGTCGATGAGCCTGAAACCAACAGAGATTTCATCGCTACGTTGGTGAACCTCGCTCTCACCAAGTACAACGCAGACAAAGTTAGGATTTgttctttttgtgtgttttgtctGCTCTCACCAACATGGTATTTGATTTGTCTTTTTGGTGTGGTTAGGGAACAAGCTTGGAACTGGGAAAGATTTTGATTGCCAACTTTCATCCATCTTGTGCCGTCACTTTCTACATCTCATTCCAAGTCAATGATCCTTCAGATGGTAATCAGACAAAACCCTATCGAGCAGTGGTTCGCTACTTCCCAGGAGACATTGAAGTTGTCTCTTGCAATCCCAAATATTGAATTATGTGATAGAGGTTTTGTAGCAATCAACCAGTCTCCTCCTTCTGTCTCATGGGTTTAAAGATTGAAGAATTGTTTGTTTATGCTTAGCTCAAAGGGAAAGAAAAGTGTTTGCATGATGTTTCTccaacttttttcttttctttttttttatgttatcaGCTTATTTTTCTCCTATTGGTGTTATATTTCGATGCTGCATAACTCAAGTTAATATATAATCTTGATATTATATCTACCAAGaactatattttttgaaatcaaAACCTAGGAGACGATAAAAGTTAAACATCTAtcatcacatttttttttacttaaaaaaaacaatgtgaTGATAGATGTTCAACTTTTATCATCACATTGTTCCAGACAAAGATATATAATACTGCGAGATTCTTCACCGCAATTACTTGGGTGAGAAGAAGGAAGCATCAAGCTTACAAACTCAGAAGCATCTTCTCTAGTCGTCTTAGTCATGTTTTAGTCATTAGTAATATCATCTTTTAATAGCTTGTACAAGCTTGTGCATCCACATTTGAATTTGAGTTTGATCCTCCATTTTTcctacgttgcacggaagcttcatcggacgtccgcttcccgcttcggaaccggaatcggaatcggaaccttgtggaagcttgtggaatctcgcttccaaaacgtttctaaaatattctctttaaaaacctgttggaagcttatgattccgttttggaatcacgcttccattttttttaaaaatacaatgtatatcaataaaatataaagccatagttttaatctatataaaataaaaaaattaatagtaatgaatattgaattataaatatataaatatcaaaaataatactataaattatatttatgcattgagattttttattaaagatatagcacatattgaaacatattgtgtcaattatttatgaagtattaaaaataattaatataatattttttgtaaacataatttatgtgtatttttacagttttaatataaaatcatttcaaaattattataaatgaataaatgttttatttcaaatttaaatcatataattttagtcctaatttttaaaaaaatttacatatatatatatatatatgtatatatatatttatatatggatatacgcttccaacacgtacccgcttcctaatattttaaaaaatctcgcttctgcgcttccttacgcttccgcttccacgtacccgcttccgtttccatgtaacatagcaTTTTTCTCATCTCAATTAATTGTAATCTCTAATTAAATGTTGTCTAACATTCTCACTGAAAAAAAAGACGAGCAAACTGGTCAACGCAAGATACTAAGCGTTGTCTGAGAAGGATTCATTGTCTATGCATAAGTAATTGCCGCACTAGGCCACTCCGTATAAGCAGGTGCGTAACTAGAAAGTAGTGATTGGGTACAGAAAGCAGTCATAGCTGGGGTTAGGGCAGACTGACTTGAGTTCTTGGCATCTCCTGGGATTAATTTGATGGTTGATAATATAATACAAGTAACTCAGATCTTTAGCACAAGTCCGTAATAGAGCAAGCATGGCAATGATTCAATAAGTAGTAGTAATATGTGTGACATCTCTATCTTTCTTTATTTCAGTTCTTTTAATCGTCTAAAAGTGCCATTTATGATTGTATTTTATTAGGTCTTTGTACTTTATATTTGGTTATTGAGATAAAGAGACCGTTCGTTCCCTGGTATCCTTTCTCTTCCACACAAAGAAAAACACGCACCAGTTCCAGTTGGGGCCACCGAAATCCCGTAAAGCGACCACTTATATCTTCTGACGTGTCTGCTAATCAACGTCTCTCATTTAAAGGTGGCTGTGACAGGCCCTTGTGGTCGACACTCGAATGTAACAACGCAGGGTGTTCACACGTTTGAAGATGAAGGACACGATGGTCTCTCTCTCTACCTCCAAATTCTTATTGGCTATGATATCACCGCCCCAGATCCGGTACAACTTTGTTTTGTCACGTATAAAAATTtgggttgatttttttttggttgatttGGTTGACCACCATAAATAAATGCTTGAAACCACTTTATTTTtaggcttttttttttgttttattagcgCCAACAATATGAGATGTTTAATCATGGTTTTTAGTTCTGATGATTGATTGATAATTATAAATGACTACTTAAAATGTAGTCCAAATATCTTCTATACAAAACTTTACAAAAGATAGGGTACTCTTAGACGTAATTTTTTGGTTGAGTTTACATTGCGTAATGTGTAATATTACTTTCATACTAAACATATAAGGTTATAGCTTCTATATATCTGTTGTAAATAAACCATATATACATCATATACTATATGGCTTTACAACTATGGTTTAGGAAAAGTGGATGAGTTGAATGAAAACAATTGTGAGGATAATGAGCCTTATCTTCTCTCCTTTCTTTTTAGCTTTTCCAACAAAGGGAAAGATAATGAGCTTTATAGTGGGAACCATTCACAGTTTCCAAAACATGATTGGATACAGGAAATTTGTAGAATAAAAAACTTAAGAATCTTACAAACCCGTAAGTGGATTAGGTATAAATCTGAATTTATCATAAAGATTAATGATTTAGAACTAtattattgaatattttattcATCTTTTCAACTATTAGATTGATAATGTACTTTAAATGATTGTATCACAAGAAAATCATTCTGTTTTTGATTGGATTCACCAACATTCTATTCACTTAACGAATATGTATCAGTAGCTTTGTgagaatacaaaaaaaaaaaaatcttcaaatgTGATCCTCAAAGAGTTTTAACCTTTTCCAATGTGACATACTAGCATACTTGTTATATGAACGAaatgtggaaaaaaaaaagaggtttgACCTTGATCACTAACTTATGTTCGTCGTTCAAGTACAACGCATGTGTATAAGAGAAAAGATGAATGAATATTCTAATtatcttttattaaaataatgaaaagcCAAAAAAGACCGATCATCGTCAGGACAAAAGAAGAAAAGCCGTAAAGAAAAAACCaacttgaaaaaataaataaaaatcatatcttTTACCAAACAGATACAGAGACTTCGGAGAAGACGGAGTATAATACCAAACGGAATTTAATTAAACCGAACCCGGTTTAACATAAGAGCAGCAAACAACCCTTGGTTTATTACATTAGACAGACAACGTAACCAAAACTCTTTCATGTTCTGTCTGTTTTGTTCTCTTCTGTTCTAATTTTCTCAGGAAAATCTTTTTGTGGACATTCCAGGAAAGTTTTATTTCAGATTcagattattttaaaaaatctagagAATCACCAAATACATTCTTTCGATCACAATCCTTTTTgatcttcttccttctccttctAAATTTTCCGGGAAAGTTTAAATTTTCCGGGAAAGTGCATTACTTTATCTTCAGATTCACCAGAATCCAATTCCTCCGGATCGATTAAGATGAAGCCACCAGCTTCGTTAGATCACTGGAGAGACTATTTCCGCCGAGCAGACTCCGATATTTTCCAGATCATCGATCACGCCATCATGGTCGCAGCCGCAGATTCGCCGATCAAATTCAAAACCAAGAGAGACAAAATCGCGGAGCTTCTCTTCTCCTGCAGAGTCGCTCGCTGCAACGGATGCGACCACCTCGAGCTCTCAGTCCCCGGCGAAGATACGGcggttggtggtggtggtgggagtAAAGAGAGCAATAAACAGATTGTTGGGAATAATTATAgttatgaagatgatgaagctgAGGCTTTGAGCGATGCGATCGAAGAGTTTTCTTTGGTTTCTAAGGAGGTTGTTAGGATCAAAGAGGTCTTGATCAACAAAGACCACGAGGTTttgttttttatcttttaactttcttttaataaatttaacattatagtaaaaaaatgttaaaaaataaaaagtaaaaaaaaaaaatattctttaaaattataattttttttgttgctaattTTGAATTGCAATCATTGATCATGGAAGCttgattgtttttatttttggcaGCCAGACGAAGTGATAACTTTCTTTGAATATATTTAACattatagtaaaaaaaattgttcaaaaaaagtaaaaaaaaaaggaaaaaaaaaagtaaaagaaaataatttctttaaaattataatcttttttttttgctaatttttttgttgttgctaaTTTTGAATTGCAATCTTTGATCATGGAAGCttgtttctgattgggtttttttttttttggcagacACACGAAGTGATAATTGAATCTCTGAGGAAGTTAAAGTTGATGTCTTTGGATGTGGATATACTCAAGGTTGGTTTCTTGTGTAACAAGTTTGTATGAGAGTGTGagtgttttggtttggtttgatctAAAGGTTGTTCTGACGCAGAGTACTGAGATAGGAAAGGCTGTTAATGGGCTTAGGAAACATGGTTCTGATCAGATTCGCCAGCTGGCAAAGACTCTCATCGCGTATGAGTTTTTGATTCTTTCTTGAAGATTTTgacattttttagaaatatggtattgagtttttttttttttttttaatataattttcatgcAGAGAGTGGAAGGAGCTGGTTGATCAATGGGTTAACACCACTAAGGATATCGCTGGAGGTACACCAGAGTCTGCGAATCCGTCTGTagttgatgaggaagaagaagaaggagcgTTTCCGTCTCTTCCCTATGATGTTGATATCTTTACACCTGAAGCTAACGGTTTTGAGATGTTAAATGGGGACTTCTTTGATTCATTAGACTTTGATGGAAgtgagttttaaaataaaattattatcttgtttgtttgtttgttttactttggttgattgattttttttccctGGGGGAATGTTTGTTTTCAGATCCTTGTGACTCTGGGGAATATAACACAAGCCGAGAACACGAAAGAAGAAAAACACAGAAGAGAAGACCTGAGGGAGGAATACAAATGAAGATACACGACGCTTCTTTTAGATCTATCAAGCCATCGTCATTAGCTGATAGGACTAGGAGACCTCTTAAGCAAGAACAGAAGAGGAAAGCTACAGGACCTCAACAAGAAGTGAGTGTAGCAAGAAACctcttctttttaaaaaaaaatcttggacATGTATGTAATTGACCGTTCTTGTTCCTGGTAGAAACTAAAAGGTCTTGGCGCAGACGCAAAGTTTGAGTTTGCTAAGAGGAAGCTTCAAGAGAGCTACCAACATCATGAGAAcggtttgtttcttttcctttttgttttgtttctttgttttaaaCGCGCATTTCTTTTGTCTTGTTTCTGGTTTTTAAATGCATTCTTGAAAACAAACTCtgataaataaagaaaatgttTGTGATGTTGCCAACAGCCAAGAAGCAGAGAACAATACAAGTACTTGAGACGATCCCAAAGCAAGGTGGTGCTGCTCAGAAACCGCAACTCAAGAGACCTGGAATGAACAACAGGAATTGGTCAAACGGGCGTAAATAGCTTCTTCTCTGTTTAAAATGGTGGAATAACTCTCCGCGAAAGACATTATTTACATAACATTCCAAACAAGTATCAGCAATCTCTGGTGAAATAAACTGAAGAAGGTTCTATCTGGTTCCACAAGCAGTGGAGAGCTAAACAGATTCATCATCTGAAAcatttcttttaacaaaaatGTTAACTCCTCtgtttttgttctttatttATTCCACCAGCTTGCAGCCATATAGGATCCCAACTGTTGTTACTTGCTTTGTTCTACTACATTCTTGAGACTCTTCCGGTTTAACTAATTCCGGTTTGGTCGGGTCATGTGACTCATGTTGGGTTCCTTACATTActttaaaattgtaaaagaggGTGGATGGTAGAAAAGCTTTTTCGAATTGACTGGCTCTTGACCTAACTTTTTGTATAGTGACGTGAAATGCATGGTTTGGGTTGGGTCACAAACTCACAATAGAGATGATCAcattttttcttcttcgaataaataaaaatctattaaatGACATGATCTATTAATGTTCTAAATGTGAATGTAACCAAATGTTGTTGTTTCTTGACGTGTTGTTATTTGTTAcgtttatataaaacaaataaagtaatatatgatgttttatgCAATGAAAGGCTTAAAAGAAAGGTAGGTGGATAAGGAAAGAAGAGGAGGTAGTGGTTGTGAGAGTTAACGTGGATGGATAGGAATGCTGCATTGTGGCCTTCGTGCGtattatacatttattataaatataaatgttgTTGGGTTTATAATAGAGTATAGTCTTTTTACATATAAACTGTTTTGGCATTTCGCGCATGCATTTCACCACATGTACCACGTGACCTCCATGGCTCCATCACTTCTACTCTTTCCAttcctattaaaaaaattagggtCAGATAGAGAATGGTCTAGTTCAGCATCACAGTTTGTATCTGCAGGGAACGCACTTGTTAAAATTTGATTGAGAAAGTGACCCAAATATACTACTAGTTTGGAAAAAGAAGAACGTAATGATTCACGTCATCACGTGATGGTAAAATCGTATGGATGTACGTAGTTAAAACAGATTAAGATTCAATAATAAATTTTGCTCGTGTAAAGTCACCATTTATAACATGTATCTTCGTCGtctaactttataaaaaaattgatatacataatatttcaaaaagtaatttaatatatcaatacatttataatataatatcatataaacataaatatgaacTTAAAGATATAACGTTCGTGGATGCCAAAAAAAGAAGCCAAAATAGTTTCCAATTCCGTCCGATCTCGGGCGGTGCAAGTCTTtacttataagaaaaattaGGTTAACATGTAGCCCTACAAAATAAAAGCGGCAAGAGACAAGAGACAAGAGGTACCGTCACGTTAAATTCAACACACGTATCCGTACATAAACGTGGTTAACTAATCGACCACTAAAAGCGCTTATTGACTATTTTTTATCTTGCTGacttttatcttttaaattatgttcacatctttgacaaaaaaaaaaaattaggttcaCATCAATAAGATTTTTTGTATAGATGTTCCGGTTTTTATCTTTGAAAGAATTATGATGGTGACACAAAAATACACATGTATTGATCTGGCAGATAGAATATATCAACAACCAATGACTTTTTCTTAACGAACAGTTTAACGAAAACAGATTTATATTGACTTTTCCTTATTTATACTGGTgaaatcaaaagcatcttattCGAATCTTAAAAAGTCGATAAAAAAGAATTCATATCACAATTAGCAGattaaaccctaattttgacgagaacagttttaataattttaataaatgttaaattatctttgttaattttaaaagatatacAATTATACAAATGCACATGTCCCACAAATAAATATCATGTCTagatatttttcaaaaagatatGCTCCTGATTGCTGTGGGGGCTATTTAGATCGCAAGGGATTTCACATCTTTACAAGTTACAACCATTAAAGGAATCTAAGGAAACAAACAATTTTGTTGTAATCGATTTAATATGACATTGACAGAATATTACTGCCCAAAAGAgacaaccaaaaaaaatttgattagcGCGGGGTATTTCGATTTATGGAAAAGCACatacca comes from Brassica rapa cultivar Chiifu-401-42 chromosome A02, CAAS_Brap_v3.01, whole genome shotgun sequence and encodes:
- the LOC103850570 gene encoding uncharacterized protein LOC103850570; this translates as MERSDPPSPKRQKTEEEATRYNGCPDDDFDFDSDDCSDGEIELFDQELDRSGGGYEIDFKKFRYCFGWRPFHLDDVSFFSDPETNRHFIAKLVNLALDQHNKENKTSLELGKILIANFHPSCGLTFYLSFEVNDPSDGNQTKPYRAVVRYFPGDIEVVSCNPKES
- the LOC103850569 gene encoding uncharacterized protein LOC103850569; its protein translation is MVPDPAMERSDPPSPKRQKTDEETTCYDGRPEDFDSDECTDEEMQLFDQELDKIGGGYEIDFKKFRYCFGWKSLDLDDSTMVDEPETNRDFIATLANLALTKYNADKGTSLELGKILIANFHLSCGFSFYISFQVNDPSDGNQTNKPYRAVVRYFPGDIEVVSCNPKGT
- the LOC103850571 gene encoding probable mediator of RNA polymerase II transcription subunit 26b, yielding MKPPASLDHWRDYFRRADSDIFQIIDHAIMVAAADSPIKFKTKRDKIAELLFSCRVARCNGCDHLELSVPGEDTAVGGGGGSKESNKQIVGNNYSYEDDEAEALSDAIEEFSLVSKEVVRIKEVLINKDHETHEVIIESLRKLKLMSLDVDILKSTEIGKAVNGLRKHGSDQIRQLAKTLIAEWKELVDQWVNTTKDIAGGTPESANPSVVDEEEEEGAFPSLPYDVDIFTPEANGFEMLNGDFFDSLDFDGNPCDSGEYNTSREHERRKTQKRRPEGGIQMKIHDASFRSIKPSSLADRTRRPLKQEQKRKATGPQQEKLKGLGADAKFEFAKRKLQESYQHHENAKKQRTIQVLETIPKQGGAAQKPQLKRPGMNNRNWSNGRK
- the LOC103850568 gene encoding uncharacterized protein LOC103850568, which codes for MVPDLATERSDPPSPKRQKTEEETACYDGRPEDFDSDECTDEDMQLFDQELDMIGGGFEIDFKKFRYCFGWRPLDLDDSTMVDEPETNRDFIATLVNLALTKYNADKGTSLELGKILIANFHPSCAVTFYISFQVNDPSDGNQTKPYRAVVRYFPGDIEVVSCNPKY